The following are from one region of the Nicotiana tabacum cultivar K326 chromosome 3, ASM71507v2, whole genome shotgun sequence genome:
- the LOC107788284 gene encoding delta(7)-sterol-C5(6)-desaturase-like (The RefSeq protein has 3 substitutions compared to this genomic sequence), whose protein sequence is MDDYLNLFIEETSFYNRVVLGTFLPESWWGPLPHWFQGWLRNYIGGVLLYFISGFLWCFYIYRLKRNVYIPKDAIPSNRAMLLQIGVAMKAMPFYCALPSLSEYMIVNGWTKCFSRISDVGWLSYLIYMAVYLVIVEFGIYWMHRELHDIKLLYKYLHATHHIYNKQNTLSPFAGLAFHPLDGILQAVPHVVALFLLPEHFTTHIALLFIEAIWTANIHDCKHAKVWPVMGAGYHTIHHTTYRHNYGHYTIWMDWMFGTLRDPVEDEVKKM, encoded by the exons ATGGACGACTACCTGAATTTATTCATAGAGGAGACATCGTTTTACAATCGGGTGGTTTTAGGTACATTCTTACCGGAATCATGGTGGGGTCCACTTCCTCATTGGTTTCAGGGTTGGCTCAGGAATTACATTGGTGGGGTGTTACTTTACTTTATATCTGGTTTTCTTTGGTGCTTCTACATCTATCGCCTGAAGCGCAATGTCTATATCCCTAAAg ATGCCATCCCTTCAAATAGAGCTATGCTCTTGCAAATAGGAGTTGCCATGAAAGCTATGCCATTTTATTGTGCTCTTCCGTCACTTTCTGAGTATATGATTGTAAATGGGTGGACAAAATGTTTCTCAAGAATTAGCGACGTTGGATGGCTTTCCTACCTTATCTATATGGCAGTTTATTTGGTAATAGTAGAATTCGGCATCTACTGGATGCATCGCGAGTTGCATGACATAAAACCTCTGTACAAATATCTCCATGCTACACATCATATTTACAACAAGCAAAATACACTCTCCCCATTTGCTG GTTTGGCGTTCCACCCATTGGATGGAATACTGCAGGCAGTGCCACATGTAGTAGCTCTTTTCCTGTTGCCTGTACATTTTACGACACACATAGCTCTCTTATTCATCGAAGCCATATGGACTGCAAATATCCATGACTGCATACATGCGAAGGTGTGGCCAGTTATGGGTGCTGGCTACCATACCATCCACCATACTACGTACCGGCATAATTATGGTCATTACACAATATGGATGGACTGGATGTTCGGAACACTTCGTGATCCTGTagaagatgaggtcaagaaaatGTAA
- the LOC142176440 gene encoding uncharacterized protein LOC142176440, translating into MNLPLVEILQEVPKYARYFRDIVANKQRYIEFESVALTEECSTRFQSKLPPKLKDPRSFTIPLSLGKQEVGGALCDLGASINLMPSSLFKKLILEVLRPTTITLQLEDKSLVMPK; encoded by the coding sequence ATGAATTTACCTTTGGTGGAAATTTTACAAGAAGTACCGAAGTATGCAAGGTATTTCAGAGATATTGTGGCAAACAAGCAAAGATATATAGAATTTGAatcagttgcacttactgaagaaTGCAGTACTAGATTTCAAAGTAaacttcctcctaagttgaaggatcctAGGAGTTTCACAATTCCTCTGTCTCTTGGAAAACAAGAAGTTGGTGGAGCCCTGTGTGATTTAGGGgctagtataaatttgatgccatcaTCTTTGTTCAAGAAACTCATATTGGAGGTGCTTAGACCTACTACAATTACTTTACAGTTGGAAGATAAGTCACTAGTGATGCCAAAATGA